A genomic window from Punica granatum isolate Tunisia-2019 chromosome 2, ASM765513v2, whole genome shotgun sequence includes:
- the LOC116194254 gene encoding tetraspanin-8-like yields the protein MVRASNNLVGLLNLVTFLLSIPILGAGIWLAQKASNDCERYLEKPVIVIGVFLMLVSLAGLIGSCCRVSWLLWIYLLVMFLLIVILFCFTIFAFVVTNKGAGEALSGKGYKEYRLGDYSNWLQKRVNNTKNWNKIKSCLIESKVCSSFSDKYLNDTVERFYSEHLSSLQSGCCKPSNDCNFTYVSPTVWNKPADGVYTNPDCSSWDNSSSVLCYDCHSCKAGLLDNIKSDWKKVAIVNIVFLIFLIIVYSIGCCAFRNNRHDNSYGYGGGWKR from the exons ATGGTGAGGGCGAGCAACAACCTGGTGGGGTTACTCAACCTCGTAACGTTCCTCCTCTCAATCCCGATCCTCGGGGCCGGGATATGGCTCGCGCAGAAGGCCAGCAACGACTGCGAGAGGTACCTGGAGAAGCCTGTCATCGTGATCGGGGTCTTCCTCATGCTGGTCTCCCTCGCAGGGCTCATCGGGTCCTGCTGCCGCGTCTCATGGCTCCTCTGGATCTACCTCCTCGTCATGTTCCTACTCATCGTCATCCTCTTCTGCTTCACGATCTTCGCCTTCGTCGTGACCAACAAAGGGGCCGGGGAGGCCTTATCGGGAAAAGGGTACAAGGAATACAG GTTAGGGGATTACTCGAATTGGTTGCAAAAGAGAGTGAACAACACGAAGAACTGGAACAAGATTAAGAGCTGCTTGATCGAGAGCAAGGTCTGCTCTAGCTTCTCCGACAAGTACCTCAATGACACCGTCGAAAGGTTCTACTCCGAGCATTTGTCCTCACTTCAG TCAGGCTGCTGTAAGCCATCGAATGACTGTAATTTCACATATGTGAGCCCGACAGTGTGGAACAAGCCCGCTGATGGGGTCTACACTAACCCAGACTGCAGCTCCTGGGACAACAGCTCGAGTGTCTTGTGCTATGACTGCCATTCCTGCAAGGCTGGCCTCCTTGACAACATCAAGAGCGACTGGAAGAAAGTCGCCATTGTCAACATCGTATTCCTCATATTCCTCATCATTGTCTACTCTATCGGATGCTGCGCGTTCAGAAACAACAGGCACGACAACTCCTACGGTTATGGGGGAGGATGGAAGAGGTAG
- the LOC116193631 gene encoding amino acid transporter AVT1I-like, which yields MCIAAPSKKEVSFLKTCINGINTLSDCIHVDLGFAVMRLMYNNITTLCESERCIGILSVPYALSSAGWLSLPLLIVIAVCAYFTGNLLRRCLDSDPEISSYSDIAGHAFGRKGWIIASIIICLELYLVATGFLILEGDNMNKLSPNFQLKLGRLKIEGRHAFVIISGLIILPSVWLNDLGVLSYISAGGVLSSLVIVICVLLVGFTREVGFHPEQKVISLRGMPLALSLYTFCYGAHAVFPTIYSSMNKKGQFSKVLWLSFFVCTTINFLMAVIGYLIYGHNVQPQITLNLPTEKFASKVAIYTTLVGPISKYALTIMPIASALESLLPLKYRNRKLIRIMINTALLVSNVVLAIAFPSFQSLASLIGAIMIVLVSFVIPCVCYVKIFEVYRSWGTELLGISVLIFLAIFVGVSGTYSSIVQTIHDA from the exons ATGTGCATTGCTGCTCCCAGCAAAAAAGAAGTCAGCTTTCTCAAGACCTGCATCAATGGCATCAACACTCTATCAG ATTGCATTCACGTTGATTTAGGGTTTGCGGTGATGAGACTTATGTATAACAATATAACAACCCTCTGTGAATCTGAAAGAT GCATAGGCATCTTATCAGTCCCCTATGCTCTATCGTCAGCTGGTTGGTTAAGCCTTCCCCTATTAATTGTGATCGCGGTCTGTGCTTACTTCACAGGCAACTTACTCCGCCGGTGCCTTGACTCTGACCCTGAAATCTCCAGTTACTCTGACATTGCTGGTCATGCATTCGGGCGGAAAGGATGGATTATAGCATCCATTATCATATGCCTTGAGCTCTACCTAGTGGCAACAGGATTCCTTATACTTGAAGGCGATAACATGAACAAATTATCCCCCAACTTTCAACTAAAACTCGGGCGACTGAAAATCGAGGGGAGGCATGCCTTTGTTATTATCTCGGGGTTGATCATATTGCCCTCCGTGTGGCTAAATGACTTGGGCGTCTTGTCATATATTTCGGCTGGAGGGGTTTTATCATCACTAGTTATCGTGATTTGTGTTCTCTTAGTCGGCTTCACGAGAGAAGTTGGGTTTCACCCTGAGCAGAAGGTGATCAGCTTGAGGGGAATGCCCCTAGCATTGAGCTTGTACACATTTTGCTATGGAGCTCATGCTGTTTTCCCCACTATATATTCTTCCATGAACAAGAAAGGACAGTTCTCAAAG GTCTTGTGGCTGAGTTTCTTTGTTTGCACAACAATCAACTTCTTGATGGCCGTGATAGGCTACCTTATTTACGGACACAACGTTCAGCCCCAGATAACCCTAAACCTTCCCACTGAGAAGTTCGCGTCAAAGGTTGCGATATACACCACACTGGTCGgcccaatttcaaaatacgcTCTCACGATAATGCCAATCGCATCTGCCTTGGAGAGCTTGCTGCCTCTAAAGTATAGAAACAGGAAGTTGATCCGAATTATGATCAACACAGCTCTACTCGTCAGCAACGTGGTTCTGGCAATTGCATTCCCCTCCTTCCAGAGTCTTGCATCACTCATCGGGGCAATCATGATAGTGCTTGTCTCTTTCGTGATCCCTTGCGTTTGCTACGTGAAGATCTTCGAAGTATACCGGAGTTGGGGAACAGAGCTGTTAGGTATCTCAGTGTTGATATTCTTGGCAATCTTTGTTGGGGTTTCTGGTACTTACTCATCTATAGTTCAAACCATACATGATGCTTAG
- the LOC116193632 gene encoding tetraspanin-8-like, whose protein sequence is MPLQLTTKYVCCFLMSHALLISIPNTAAGCCKPSNDCNFTYVSPTVWNKPADGVYTNPDCNSWDNSSNVLCYDCHSCKAGLLDNIKSDWKKVAIVNIVFLIFLIIVYYSIGCCAFRNNRHDNSYGYGGGWKR, encoded by the exons ATGCCACTGCAATTGACCACAAA GTATGTTTGTTGCTTCTTGATGTCTCATGCTCTGTTGATTTCAATTCCGAATACTGCAGCAGGCTGCTGTAAGCCATCGAATGACTGTAACTTCACATACGTGAGCCCGACAGTGTGGAACAAGCCCGCTGATGGGGTCTACACTAACCCAGACTGCAACTCCTGGGACAACAGCTCGAATGTTTTGTGCTATGACTGCCATTCCTGCAAGGCTGGCCTCCTTGACAACATCAAGAGCGACTGGAAGAAAGTCGCCATCGTGAACATCGTATTCCTCATATTCCTCATCATTGTCTACTACTCTATCGGATGCTGCGCGTTCAGAAACAACAGGCACGACAACTCCTACGGTTATGGAGGAGGATGGAAGAGGTAG
- the LOC116197274 gene encoding amino acid transporter AVT1J-like isoform X1, whose product MSISAPSKKEVSFLKTCINGINTISGILSVPYALSSAGWLSLPLLIVIAVCAYFTCNLLRRCLDSDPKISSYSDIAGRAFRRKGWIIASIIICLELYLVATGFLILEGDNMNKLSPNFQLKLELLKIEGRHAFVIISGLIILPSVWLNDLGVLSYISAGGVLSSIVIVICVLSVGFTREVGFHPEEKVISLRGMPLALSSYTFCYGSHAVFPTIYSSMNKKGQFSKVLWLSFFVCATISFLMAVLGYLIYGHNIHPRITLNLPAEKFAS is encoded by the exons ATGTCCATTTCTGCTCCCAGCAAAAAAGAAGTCAGCTTTCTCAAGACCTGCATCAATGGCATCAACACTATATCAG GCATCTTATCAGTCCCCTATGCTCTATCGTCAGCTGGTTGGTTAAGCCTTCCCCTATTAATTGTGATCGCGGTCTGTGCTTACTTCACTTGCAACTTACTCCGCCGGTGCCTTGACTCTGACCCGAAAATCTCCAGTTACTCTGACATTGCTGGTCGTGCATTCAGGCGGAAAGGATGGATTATAGCATCCATTATCATATGCCTTGAGCTCTACCTAGTGGCAACAGGATTCCTTATACTTGAAGGCGATAACATGAACAAATTATCCCCCAACTTTCAACTAAAACTCGAGCTACTGAAAATCGAGGGGAGGCACGCCTTTGTTATTATCTCGGGTTTGATCATATTGCCCTCCGTGTGGCTAAATGACTTGGGCGTCTTGTCATATATTTCGGCTGGAGGGGTTTTATCATCAATAGTTATCGTGATTTGTGTTCTCTCAGTTGGCTTCACGAGAGAAGTTGGGTTTCACCCTGAGGAGAAGGTGATCAGCTTGAGGGGAATGCCCCTAGCATTGAGCTCGTACACATTTTGCTATGGATCTCATGCTGTTTTCCCCACTATATATTCTTCCATGAACAAGAAAGGACAGTTCTCAAAG GTCTTGTGGCTGAGTTTCTTTGTTTGCGCAACAATCAGCTTCTTGATGGCCGTACTAGGCTACCTTATTTACGGACACAACATTCATCCCCGGATAACCCTAAACCTTCCTGCCGAGAAGTTCGCGTCATAG
- the LOC116197274 gene encoding amino acid transporter AVT1I-like isoform X2, with the protein MSISAPSKKEVSFLKTCINGINTISVGFTREVGFHPEEKVISLRGMPLALSSYTFCYGSHAVFPTIYSSMNKKGQFSKVLWLSFFVCATISFLMAVLGYLIYGHNIHPRITLNLPAEKFAS; encoded by the exons ATGTCCATTTCTGCTCCCAGCAAAAAAGAAGTCAGCTTTCTCAAGACCTGCATCAATGGCATCAACACTATATCAG TTGGCTTCACGAGAGAAGTTGGGTTTCACCCTGAGGAGAAGGTGATCAGCTTGAGGGGAATGCCCCTAGCATTGAGCTCGTACACATTTTGCTATGGATCTCATGCTGTTTTCCCCACTATATATTCTTCCATGAACAAGAAAGGACAGTTCTCAAAG GTCTTGTGGCTGAGTTTCTTTGTTTGCGCAACAATCAGCTTCTTGATGGCCGTACTAGGCTACCTTATTTACGGACACAACATTCATCCCCGGATAACCCTAAACCTTCCTGCCGAGAAGTTCGCGTCATAG
- the LOC116197981 gene encoding WAT1-related protein At4g30420-like, translating into MGKLEDMKPVMAMLVLQFTYAGVNLFSRAAVLQGMNPRVFVVYRHAMATLFIAPVAFLSRWGKSNRASMGLKSFSLIFLAALVGVVINQNMYTEGLYLVSASIASAMANLVPAITFIMAYALRMEHINLRSLRSIAKIVGTILCVGGAIIMALLRGPKLLNNSNEHLILLGSMFGYGGGGHDNNWIIGCLFLVGSCCCWAFWLILQVPMAANYPDCISLSAWMCFLASIQGAALTLFLERDLSVWIPNTKFQLGCVIYTGVIGSGISFFVQAWCIARKGPVFSAMFNPLCTVLVAILAAIFLHEEVYTGSIAGAIGVVIGLYFVLWGKAKDIAPITSEDKLPSSKIDLEEPLLLNNSPTDNIKEASGTDYVQL; encoded by the exons ATGGGAAAGCTTGAGGACATGAAGCCTGTGATGGCGATGTTAGTGCTCCAATTCACATACGCAGGGGTCAATCTCTTCTCAAGGGCAGCAGTTTTACAAGGGATGAACCCCAGGGTTTTTGTTGTTTACAGGCATGCCATGGCCACCCTCTTCATTGCTCCTGTTGCCTTTCTATCCAG ATGGGGGAAATCTAACAGGGCTTCGATGGGATTGAAGAGCTTCTCGTTGATATTTCTAGCAGCTCTCGTAGG AGTGGTGATCAATCAGAATATGTATACAGAGGGTCTATATCTAGTATCGGCATCAATCGCAAGTGCCATGGCTAATCTTGTCCCGGCAATCACCTTTATCATGGCATATGCTCTCCG AATGGAGCATATAAACCTTAGAAGCTTGAGAAGCATTGCGAAGATAGTAGGGACAATTTTATGCGTGGGAGGAGCAATTATCATGGCTTTGCTAAGAGGCCCGAAACTTCTGAATAATAGCAATGAGCACCTCATACTATTGGGATCTATGTTTGGGTACGGAGGTGGTGGCCATGACAATAATTGGATTATCGGCTGTCTCTTCCTAGTGGGGAGCTGCTGTTGCTGGGCATTTTGGCTCATACTGCAG GTTCCAATGGCTGCGAACTATCCCGACTGTATATCATTATCAGCTTGGATGTGCTTCTTAGCATCTATACAGGGAGCGGCATTGACCCTCTTCTTAGAAAGAGACCTTAGCGTATGGATTCCCAACACAAAGTTCCAATTAGGATGCGTCATCTATACG GGCGTAATTGGATCGGGGATTTCTTTCTTCGTGCAAGCGTGGTGCATTGCAAGAAAGGGCCCTGTCTTCTCTGCGATGTTCAACCCTCTATGCACAGTTCTAGTCGCCATTTTGGCTGCAATTTTTCTTCACGAGGAAGTATACACCGGAAG CATCGCTGGAGCAATTGGAGTGGTGATTGGTCTGTACTTTGTGCTATGGGGTAAAGCAAAGGACATTGCCCCCATCACGAGCGAAGACAAATTGCCTTCTAGCAAAATTGATTTGGAAGAACCCCTTCTGCTTAATAATTCACCAACTGATAATATTAAAGAGGCTAGCGGCACAGATTATGTGCAATTGTag